In Desulfomonile tiedjei, the DNA window ACGAATTTGGAAACATCCTCACACGGGCGCAACGGCAGGATGGACGACCAATCGATCACGAACGATCCTTGGAAGCCCTGGAGATTTTTCACGAGTATCCAATAACCTACCACGAGCTTGGCAAACAGGCCTTTCTCGAAACTCTGACCTTCGCGAACCAGTTGAAGTGCTCCTTTCAGGATTCATCCTATCTCTGGCTGGCAAGATCTCTCAACTGTCGCCTTCTCACTGCCGATATAAGATTTGTCCAAAATATTCCACCGGACATTTTACGGGCACACATTCAATCCCTGGGACAATGGGCTTACTTGCGTTTAATCCCCGCTTCTCAACCACTTATCCGCTGTCAGTTCCTGCAAGTCCTGGAAGTACCGCTCGTGAGGGTCAGGCCCCGTCGCCTCCTCCTGCACTAGAATTCGCATATGCTCCATCAGCACGGAGGCTATAGCGTGGATCGCCTCATGCCTGTCCAGTCCTTCGGCAACGAGCCTTTCTAGAGCGTCCCGGGCAGGCTCTATCCCTTCGGCTAGTTGGTTTTCCACAACCACGTGAATCATTGCATGGACTTCCGGCCTTGGAATTGTTGCCTCTATTGGCCTATGGTGAGCCGTGACAAGGGCGATCTGCTCGGGTTCTTCCAGCGCCAGCCACTCGTCCGTGGGCGGCTGAGTCATCGGGT includes these proteins:
- a CDS encoding type II toxin-antitoxin system VapC family toxin, with the protein product MPEQYVVDASVAAKWFLNDETSVQKATDYLVRLLADEILLHAPTLLRYEFGNILTRAQRQDGRPIDHERSLEALEIFHEYPITYHELGKQAFLETLTFANQLKCSFQDSSYLWLARSLNCRLLTADIRFVQNIPPDILRAHIQSLGQWAYLRLIPASQPLIRCQFLQVLEVPLVRVRPRRLLLH